In a single window of the Scophthalmus maximus strain ysfricsl-2021 chromosome 18, ASM2237912v1, whole genome shotgun sequence genome:
- the si:dkey-126h10.1 gene encoding vesicular inhibitory amino acid transporter isoform X1, with protein sequence MPSDKMGSSSEENLSFDQKKGNKSGPYGMDGPLKGDVHKQRLSEDGEEKWEGKESAEGTSQFRTSLDEERAAMSLADSFPSATVGTTGLNPSPTITAWEAGWNVTNAIQGIFVLGLPFALVQSGYVGLVLLVLSAWVCNHTGRILVACLYEEEQSGGSKVRVRHSYQDVVEACCKGLWPHWPGLGGWMVNVAQVVELLMTCTLYLVVSTSLLSDSLAGLAVPRLVCSLASLVFLLPCLLLTDLRPVSTLSLLCSLAHILISLMVMLYCLSLSGSWSWSSLSLSVDPEDFLVSVGVIIFSYTSQIFLPPLEGSMEDRGQFNAMLGWTHGAACIMKTTFSLLAVLTWGEETTEVITDNLPSDLRPLVNLCLLAKALLSYPLPFYAAAEILQACLLKDSARALDCQREGRGVSRPALLVRGALLMTSYLLALLVPRFSLLMGLTGSVTGAAMTFILPCLFHLRLHWGRLALGERLMDVAILSVGVVCSVSGVICSVKRLVGGL encoded by the exons ATGCCATCGGACAAGATGGGAAGCAGCAGCGAGGAGAACCTGAGCTTCGACCAGAAGAAGGGTAACAAGAGCGGACCCTACGGGATGGACGGACCGCTCAAAGGGGATGTACACAAGCAGAGACTCTctgaagacggagaggagaaatgggaaggaaaggaaagtgcGGAGGGGACGTCTCAGTTCCGCACCAGTCTGGACGAAGAGAGAGCAGCGATGAGTTTGGCGGATTCGTTTCCGAGCGCCACTGTCGGCACCACTGGTCTGAATCCCTCTCCCACCATAACCGCCTGGGAGGCCGGCTGGAACGTGACAAATGCCATACAG GGCATCTTTGTGTTGGGTTTACCCTTTGCCCTGGTCCAGTCAGGCTACgtgggtctggttctgttggttctgtcaGCATGGGTCTGTAACCACACGGGGAGGATCCTGGTGGCCTGTCTATATGAAGAGGAACAGAG tggggggtcaaaggtcagagttcGGCACAGCTACCAGGACGTGGTGGAGGCCTGCTGCAAAGGGCTGTGGCCACACTGGCCTGGACTGGGAGGGTGGATGGTGAATGTGGCTcag gtCGTTGAACTGTTGATGACCTGTACCCTGTATCTGGTCGTCTCCACCAGTCTGTTGTCTGACAGTTTGGCAGGATTGGCCGTTCCTCGGTTGGTGTGTTCTCTGGCCTCGCTGGTCTTCCTGCTGCCCTGCCTGCTGCTGACCGACCTCAGACCAGTGTCCACGCTCAGCCTGCTCTGCTCGCTGGCTCACATACTGATCAG CCTGATGGTCATGCTGTACTGTCTGAGTCTGTCCGGCAGCTGGTCCTggtcctctctgtctctgtccgtgGACCCCGAGGACTTCCTCGTCTCGGTGGGCGTCATCATCTTCTCCTACACCTCGCAGATCTTCCTCCCGCCTCTAGAGGGCAGCATGGAGGACCGAGGGCAGTTTAATGCCATGCTGGGTTGGACCCACGGTGCTGCCTGCATCATGAAAACCACGTTTTCTTTACTG GCCGTGTTGACCTGGGGCGAGGAGACCACTGAGGTCATCACAGATAACCTGCCCTCTGACCTTCGACCCTTGGTCAACCTGTGTCTGTTGGCGAAGGCCCTGCTGTCCTACCCCCTGCCGTTCTACGCCGCAGCTGAAATACTACAGGCCTGTCTGCTGAAAg ACTCCGCTCGCGCGTTGGACTGCCAACGCGAAGGTCGAGGCGTGTCTCGTCCCGCCCTGCTGGTCCGCGGCGCCCTGCTGATGACATCATACCTGCTGGCCCTGCTGGTGCCCAGGTTTTCCCTGTTGATGGGCCTGACGGGCAGCGTGACCGGGGCGGCCATGACGTTCATACTGCCGTGCCTGTTCCACCTCCGACTGCACTGGGGCCGCCTCGCTTTGGGGGAGCGGCTGATGGATGTGGCTATATTGAGTGTAGGGGTCGTCTGCAGCGTGTCTGGTGTGATTTGTTCAGTGAAAAGACTGGTGGGGGGACTGTAG
- the si:dkey-126h10.1 gene encoding vesicular inhibitory amino acid transporter isoform X2 has product MCTCLFMPPQCVCVCVCVCVCVCVCVCACVCVRVCVRVCVRLSVSPHVPTFKTQQLHQSSLLSPLMSSSFNLLLSSHQGIFVLGLPFALVQSGYVGLVLLVLSAWVCNHTGRILVACLYEEEQSGGSKVRVRHSYQDVVEACCKGLWPHWPGLGGWMVNVAQVVELLMTCTLYLVVSTSLLSDSLAGLAVPRLVCSLASLVFLLPCLLLTDLRPVSTLSLLCSLAHILISLMVMLYCLSLSGSWSWSSLSLSVDPEDFLVSVGVIIFSYTSQIFLPPLEGSMEDRGQFNAMLGWTHGAACIMKTTFSLLAVLTWGEETTEVITDNLPSDLRPLVNLCLLAKALLSYPLPFYAAAEILQACLLKDSARALDCQREGRGVSRPALLVRGALLMTSYLLALLVPRFSLLMGLTGSVTGAAMTFILPCLFHLRLHWGRLALGERLMDVAILSVGVVCSVSGVICSVKRLVGGL; this is encoded by the exons ATGTGCACTTGTCTGTTTATGcctccccagtgtgtgtgtgtgtgtgtgtgtgtgtgtgtgtgtgtgtgtgtgtgtgtgtgtgcgtgtgtgtgtgtgcgtgtgtgtgtgcgtgtgtgtgtgcgtctctctgtgtctccccaTGTtccaacatttaaaacacagcagctccacCAAAGTAGCTTGTTGTCGCCTCTGATGTCGTCCTCCTTCAACCTCCTGCTCTCCAGCCACCAG GGCATCTTTGTGTTGGGTTTACCCTTTGCCCTGGTCCAGTCAGGCTACgtgggtctggttctgttggttctgtcaGCATGGGTCTGTAACCACACGGGGAGGATCCTGGTGGCCTGTCTATATGAAGAGGAACAGAG tggggggtcaaaggtcagagttcGGCACAGCTACCAGGACGTGGTGGAGGCCTGCTGCAAAGGGCTGTGGCCACACTGGCCTGGACTGGGAGGGTGGATGGTGAATGTGGCTcag gtCGTTGAACTGTTGATGACCTGTACCCTGTATCTGGTCGTCTCCACCAGTCTGTTGTCTGACAGTTTGGCAGGATTGGCCGTTCCTCGGTTGGTGTGTTCTCTGGCCTCGCTGGTCTTCCTGCTGCCCTGCCTGCTGCTGACCGACCTCAGACCAGTGTCCACGCTCAGCCTGCTCTGCTCGCTGGCTCACATACTGATCAG CCTGATGGTCATGCTGTACTGTCTGAGTCTGTCCGGCAGCTGGTCCTggtcctctctgtctctgtccgtgGACCCCGAGGACTTCCTCGTCTCGGTGGGCGTCATCATCTTCTCCTACACCTCGCAGATCTTCCTCCCGCCTCTAGAGGGCAGCATGGAGGACCGAGGGCAGTTTAATGCCATGCTGGGTTGGACCCACGGTGCTGCCTGCATCATGAAAACCACGTTTTCTTTACTG GCCGTGTTGACCTGGGGCGAGGAGACCACTGAGGTCATCACAGATAACCTGCCCTCTGACCTTCGACCCTTGGTCAACCTGTGTCTGTTGGCGAAGGCCCTGCTGTCCTACCCCCTGCCGTTCTACGCCGCAGCTGAAATACTACAGGCCTGTCTGCTGAAAg ACTCCGCTCGCGCGTTGGACTGCCAACGCGAAGGTCGAGGCGTGTCTCGTCCCGCCCTGCTGGTCCGCGGCGCCCTGCTGATGACATCATACCTGCTGGCCCTGCTGGTGCCCAGGTTTTCCCTGTTGATGGGCCTGACGGGCAGCGTGACCGGGGCGGCCATGACGTTCATACTGCCGTGCCTGTTCCACCTCCGACTGCACTGGGGCCGCCTCGCTTTGGGGGAGCGGCTGATGGATGTGGCTATATTGAGTGTAGGGGTCGTCTGCAGCGTGTCTGGTGTGATTTGTTCAGTGAAAAGACTGGTGGGGGGACTGTAG